The Hippea jasoniae genome includes a window with the following:
- a CDS encoding methyl-accepting chemotaxis protein, translated as MKNVSLGKLFFYSTAVVFIVSIILIASNFFIATSVKHHINHTRNIDLATLKLTHKITVGITETEKLINRALRDKYAKAQFNSVVQQTESYINKAIEKEKANPQLHSELNKLKNVFINMVDTGKKVMTNGSNSKDKTIEAFDSYVDAIGEISQQIAEAEAKIVSSQLLLIGKETVDSLIFVTIGLLIILGLIIGLYFVVKHYIIIPILNANEKTLKLAEGDFTSKFEVITGNEIGKLKSGINTVIDSMRKLIGQMKSEANELSSHANSLSSTATEISATVEQTARNTEELGTAVKDIVEAIDNVAKSTEHVNMLAEEMGEVNGDILNDIIDRVERMRNNAKLAQEAMEQINTVGDASKQIGQIVGVISEIADQTNLLALNAAIEAARAGDAGRGFAVVADEVRKLAEKTQRATEEIRNMIAKMQTDANIAVEKTQKAGDMILNEAEKSQEDKKKVEAVVEKANGVIEELNSVSAATEELSSTAAEIDAQVNEIVEASQENAKAVEEIARISEKVNEMSNKITEAVSIFKV; from the coding sequence ATGAAAAATGTCAGTTTAGGTAAATTATTTTTTTATTCAACGGCTGTTGTATTTATCGTTTCTATTATTCTTATTGCATCAAATTTCTTTATCGCTACATCTGTAAAACACCACATAAACCATACAAGAAATATTGACCTTGCAACATTGAAACTTACACATAAAATAACTGTTGGTATAACAGAAACAGAAAAACTCATAAACAGGGCTTTGAGGGATAAATATGCTAAAGCACAATTCAACAGTGTCGTTCAACAAACAGAAAGCTACATAAACAAAGCTATCGAGAAAGAAAAAGCAAACCCGCAACTGCACTCAGAGCTAAATAAGCTCAAAAATGTATTCATAAATATGGTCGATACAGGAAAAAAGGTTATGACAAACGGCTCAAACAGCAAGGATAAAACAATAGAGGCTTTTGATAGTTATGTTGATGCAATAGGAGAAATATCGCAGCAGATTGCAGAAGCAGAGGCAAAGATAGTAAGCTCACAGCTGTTATTAATAGGAAAAGAAACAGTTGATAGTTTAATATTTGTAACCATTGGTTTGCTCATTATACTTGGTTTGATAATCGGCCTGTATTTTGTTGTAAAACACTACATCATTATCCCGATTCTCAATGCAAATGAAAAGACGCTAAAATTAGCAGAGGGTGATTTTACCTCAAAGTTTGAAGTTATTACAGGAAACGAGATAGGAAAATTAAAAAGCGGCATCAATACGGTGATTGACTCAATGAGAAAACTTATAGGTCAGATGAAATCGGAGGCCAATGAACTATCAAGCCATGCAAACTCGCTCTCCTCAACCGCCACAGAGATTTCTGCCACAGTTGAACAAACCGCCCGCAACACGGAGGAGCTTGGCACAGCCGTAAAAGATATCGTTGAGGCAATAGACAATGTTGCAAAATCAACAGAGCATGTAAATATGCTCGCAGAGGAGATGGGTGAGGTTAATGGTGATATCTTAAACGACATTATCGACAGAGTGGAAAGGATGAGAAACAACGCCAAACTGGCTCAGGAGGCAATGGAGCAGATCAACACCGTTGGCGATGCAAGCAAACAGATCGGCCAGATCGTTGGAGTAATTAGTGAAATTGCAGACCAGACCAACCTGCTTGCCCTAAATGCTGCCATAGAGGCAGCCCGTGCTGGTGATGCAGGAAGAGGTTTTGCCGTTGTGGCAGATGAGGTCAGAAAATTAGCAGAAAAAACGCAGAGGGCAACAGAAGAAATCAGAAACATGATTGCAAAGATGCAAACAGATGCCAATATTGCTGTTGAAAAAACTCAAAAAGCAGGTGATATGATTCTCAATGAGGCTGAAAAATCTCAGGAGGATAAAAAGAAAGTAGAGGCCGTTGTAGAAAAGGCAAACGGCGTTATTGAGGAGCTCAATTCTGTATCTGCTGCAACAGAAGAACTCTCTTCAACGGCAGCAGAAATTGATGCTCAGGTCAACGAAATTGTAGAGGCATCTCAAGAAAATGCAAAAGCCGTTGAAGAGATTGCAAGAATTTCTGAAAAGGTCAACGAAATGTCTAACAAAATTACTGAAGCTGTAAGTATATTTAAGGTATAG